From the Fulvia fulva chromosome 2, complete sequence genome, one window contains:
- a CDS encoding Putative amidase produces the protein MPAQWQDIARRKQEERNARIAPEWELQDTLSASGGSILDVPRRCGLLTNHEIDITEQYDATRLSYELAAGRIKSEHVVRAFCKRAAIAQQLTNCLTEIFFEDAIARARELDQHLEKTGKPLGPLHGLPISLKDTFKVRGYDASVGVASLCFKPATSNSALVDILLSLGAVLFCKTNIPQTMMGVALDSHNNVFGRTLSPANSKLTPGGSSGGEGALVAMRGSILGVGTDVGGSIRIPAACNGLYGLKPSHGRVPFAGQEGGKRSGSSKVEIEATAGPIATTVRDLELFMRAVGNAGAEALDAEVVPQTWASLPLLSTTNKPLRVGVARTDGHVKPLPPIETLMKEVAQTLRSSGNHAIEIVEVDVSPVLSRCVKTFNGIMSLDGNNQWLDLLEPTGEPLSPWLQSRINRRPRKETKEVVKLQASRLELQAAFLQVWKESGGYWMTGAGEARLGDRTLDAIICPVAPHPIPEIDRWNTANYTAAWNLLDLSTGVVPVRKFTKQDLRGEVPSSEPLNGWDKINRELWTKVDRNVYLDSPLSVQVVTPRLTERQLVQAMAVIDEAVRPLRERQAELGASKL, from the exons ATGCCTGCTCAGTGGCAAGACATCGCAAGACGCAAGCAAGAAGAGCGTAATGCTCGGATAGCGCCAGAATGGGAATTGCAAGATACTCTTTCAGCAAGCGGCGGCAGTATCCTGGACGTGCCTCGTCGATGTGGGCTCTTGACTAATCACGAGATCGACATCACTGAGCAGTACGATGCTACTAGGCTGTCATATGAACTTGCGGCAGGAAGAATTAAGAGTGAACATGTCGTTCGAGCCTTCTGCAAGCGGGCAGCAATAG CTCAGCAACTGACGAACTGCCTGACCGAGATCTTCTTCGAAGATGCCATTGCTCGCGCTCGTGAGCTTGACCAGCATCTCGAGAAGACTGGCAAGCCATTGGGTCCGCTTCACGGCCTGCCCATAAGCCTCAAAGATACCTTCAAGGTACGAGGCTACGATGCTTCTGTTGGCGTCGCCAGCCTGTGCTTCAAGCCCGCTACCAGCAATTCCGCTCTGGTGGACATCCTCCTCTCGCTTGGCGCTGTGCTCTTCTGCAAGACCAACATCCCTCAGACCATGATGG GAGTAGCGCTCGACTCGCACAACAACGTGTTCGGACGTACACTCAGCCCGGCTAACTCCAAACTCACACCAGGTGGTAGTTCTGGAGGCGAAGGAGCGCTGGTCGCCATGCGAGGGTCTATTCTCGGTGTTGGCACCGACGTTGGAGGCAGTATACGGATTCCCGCCGCTTGCAACGGTTTGTACGGCCTTAAACCGAGCCACGGGCGCGTCCCGTTCGCTGGCCAGGAAGGCGGCAAGCGATCTGGCAGTAGTAAAGTCGAGATCGAGGCCACAGCGGGACCCATTGCGACAACCGTGCGAGACTTGGAGCTCTTCATGCGAGCCGTAGGCAATGCAGGCGCCGAAGCATTGGATGCAGAAGTCGTGCCGCAAACTTGGGCCTCGCTGCCACTACTCTCAACTACCAACAAGCCACTTCGTGTTGGCGTTGCGCGGACGGATGGACACGTGAAGCCCCTGCCACCCATTGAAACTTTGATGAAGGAGGTCGCGCAGACGCTACGCAGCTCGGGAAATCATGCCATTGAAATCGTGGAAGTGGATGTCTCGCCCGTCCTTTCACGGTGCGTCAAAACTTTCAACGGTATCATGAGCCTTGATGGGAATAATCAGTGGCTGGATCTCCTTGAGCCGACTGGCGAGCCGCTCTCGCCGTGGCTGCAGAGTCGTATCAACCGAAGACCAAGGAAGGAGACGAAGGAGGTGGTAAAATTGCAGGCGAGCAGACTTGAGCTGCAAGCTGCGTTCTTGCAGGTCTGGAAGGAGAGTGGAGGGTACTGGATGACCGGTGCTGGGGAGGCACGGCTGGGGGACAGAACGCTCGATGCGATCATCTGTCCCGTCGCACCTCACCCCATTCCAGAGATTGATCGCTGGAACACAGCAAACTACACCGCTGCGTGGAATCTACTAGATCTATCGACAGGAGTCGTGCCAGTGAGGAAGTTCACCAAGCAGGACTTGAGAGGCGAGGTGCCCAGCTCGGAACCACTCAATGGATGGGATAAGATCAACAGGGAATTGTGGACCAAGGTCGACCGCAACGTCTACCTCGACAGCCCACTGAGCGTGCAAGTCGTGACTCCACGCTTGACAGAGAGGCAACTCGTGCAAGCGATGGCTGTGATCGACGAAGCGGTGAGGCCTTTGCGGGAGCGCCAGGCAGAGCTTGGTGCTAGCAAGCTCTAG